A genome region from Schlesneria paludicola DSM 18645 includes the following:
- the purH gene encoding bifunctional phosphoribosylaminoimidazolecarboxamide formyltransferase/IMP cyclohydrolase has protein sequence MAVAARRALISLSDKQGLIPFAQGLVRLGFELLSTGGTRKSLEQAGIPVLDVAGYTGFPEMMDGRVKTLHPKVHGGLLGRPDLAEDAKSMSEHGITPFELVVVNLYPFVETVSKPNVTPEDAIEQIDIGGPSMLRSAAKNHKYVGVVTSSSQYDQVLSELERGALSFEFRRKLAAAAFEMTARYDRAIADYMAGITTETKEDAPAEFPAKLALQFERRSSLRYGENPHQRAAFYVESNPSPTSLAAAQILHGKELSYNNLLDLDAAMQIVREFQKPAAVVIKHNNPCGCAIAETLSDAYLKADAGDPVSAFGSILSFNQPVDEATADQLCAPGHFIEAIIAPDFSTTAFEKLTTIPKWKNNVRLLKCPAMMQSRPLSQDFRRVTGGLLVQDRDESVEQKSDWRVVTSRAPTAAEMVDLEFAWLVCKHVKSNAILFAKSGQVVGVGAGQMSRLDSSYIAAYKSGDRARGGVCASDAFFPFRDGIDQIQTAGIKAVIQPGGSKRDDEVIAACNEHGIAMIMTGCRHFRH, from the coding sequence ATGGCCGTTGCCGCTCGTCGTGCGCTGATCAGCCTCAGCGACAAACAGGGTTTGATTCCGTTCGCTCAAGGCTTGGTCCGACTGGGATTTGAGCTCCTGTCCACAGGGGGAACCCGTAAGTCTCTTGAACAGGCTGGAATCCCCGTGCTGGATGTCGCGGGCTACACGGGCTTCCCCGAAATGATGGACGGCCGTGTCAAGACTCTGCATCCCAAAGTTCATGGGGGACTGCTGGGCCGACCCGACCTGGCCGAAGACGCGAAGTCGATGAGCGAACACGGGATCACCCCGTTCGAGCTGGTTGTGGTGAACCTTTATCCGTTTGTCGAGACCGTCTCGAAACCGAATGTCACGCCCGAAGACGCGATCGAACAGATCGATATTGGCGGGCCGAGCATGCTGCGTTCGGCGGCCAAAAACCACAAGTATGTCGGTGTCGTGACGAGTTCAAGCCAGTACGATCAAGTCCTGAGCGAACTGGAACGCGGAGCCTTGAGCTTCGAATTCCGCCGGAAACTGGCCGCCGCCGCATTCGAAATGACCGCCCGCTACGATCGGGCGATCGCCGACTATATGGCTGGCATCACAACCGAAACGAAAGAAGACGCTCCCGCCGAGTTTCCCGCGAAGCTGGCACTTCAGTTCGAACGACGGTCGTCACTTCGATACGGTGAAAACCCCCATCAGCGTGCGGCCTTCTACGTTGAATCGAATCCCTCGCCAACTTCGCTGGCCGCCGCACAAATCCTGCACGGTAAAGAGCTCTCGTACAACAACCTGCTCGATCTCGACGCCGCCATGCAGATTGTACGTGAGTTTCAGAAGCCGGCAGCGGTCGTCATCAAGCACAACAATCCTTGTGGCTGTGCGATCGCGGAAACATTGTCAGATGCCTACCTCAAGGCCGACGCCGGCGATCCCGTCAGTGCATTTGGTTCAATCTTGAGTTTCAATCAACCTGTCGACGAAGCCACCGCCGATCAATTGTGTGCTCCGGGACATTTCATTGAAGCGATCATCGCCCCGGATTTCTCGACAACGGCGTTTGAGAAACTGACGACGATTCCCAAATGGAAAAACAACGTGCGCCTGCTGAAGTGTCCCGCGATGATGCAATCGCGCCCGCTGAGCCAGGACTTTCGCCGCGTCACTGGCGGACTGCTGGTTCAAGATCGGGATGAATCCGTCGAACAGAAGTCAGACTGGCGCGTCGTCACCTCGCGCGCTCCGACGGCAGCAGAAATGGTCGACTTGGAATTCGCCTGGCTGGTCTGCAAACACGTGAAATCAAACGCCATCCTGTTCGCCAAGTCCGGACAGGTCGTCGGTGTCGGGGCAGGGCAGATGAGTCGCCTCGATTCGTCGTATATCGCCGCTTACAAATCGGGCGACCGGGCACGCGGCGGCGTTTGCGCTTCTGACGCGTTCTTCCCCTTCCGGGATGGAATCGACCAGATTCAAACCGCGGGAATCAAGGCCGTCATCCAGCCCGGAGGATCAAAGCGTGACGACGAAGTCATTGCCGCCTGCAACGAGCACGGGATCGCCATGATCATGACCGGATGCCGACATTTCCGACATTGA